The DNA sequence ATCTCGGGCGGGAAACCCGGGCCGTCATCGGTGATCGAGAAGGAGACCGTCGCCTCGTCCCAGCTCCAGCGCACGGTGACGCTCTTGCGGGCGAAATCGACCGCGTTCTCGACCAGATTGCCGAGACCATAGATGACGCCGGGATTGCGGCGCCCGACCGGCTCCGGCCCGGTCCGCTCGCCAGGGCGAAGCTTGATCGAGATGCCGAAGTCGCGATGCGGCGCCGTCACCTCCTCGACCAGCGAGGTCAGTGGCAGGCGGGACAGATGTGCCTCGCCCTCCGACGACAGGCTGGTCAGGCGCTTGAGGATTTCACGGCAACGCTCGCTCTGAGAGCGCAGCAGCTTCACGTCTTCCCCGTATTTCGGATCGCTGCCGAGCGCCTTTTCCATCTCCTTGGCGACGAGCGTGATCGTGGCGAGCGGGGTGCCGAGTTCGTGCGCCGCCGCCGCCGCCAGCCCGTCGAGCGCGGAAAGGTGCTGCTCGCGCTGCAGCACCAGTTCCGTGGCGGCGAGCGCGTTGGCCAATAGCCGGGCTTCGGCGGCCACCCGGAAGGCGTACATGGCGGTGAAGGCAATGGAGGACAGCACCGCCATCCACATGCCGGCGACATAGATGAAGGGCATCACCAGGGGCGCGCCTTCGTACCAGGGCAGCGGCAGATGGCGAAAGACCAGCAAGGTCGCCGCGATCATCACCAGCCCGCCGAGGATGGCGGTGAGGCGAAGGGGCAGCGACGTCGCCGAAATGACGACGGGCACGGTCATCAGCAGCGAGAACGGATTGGTCAGGCCGCCGGTCATGTAGAGCAGGCCGGCAAGCTGCAGGCTGTCGAAGATCAGGATGCCGAAGGCAGCGAACGGCGTGAGCCGGTGCGCGGCCGGAAAGCGAAAGGCCAGAAACAGGTTCATCCAGGCCGAACAGGCGATAAGGGCAAAACATAGACTGACCGGCAGCGGGAATTTCAGGCCGTAGGCGACGACGAGCACCGTCACGCTCTGGCCGACAATGGCCAGCCAGCGCAGCCGGATCAGCGTGTTGAGGCGCAGTCGCTGGCTTTGCTGGAAGTCGGGCGTGTTCAGGATGTTGATCATGGCCATGGATTACAGCCGCAAACCAGCAAAGGCTAGGTCCCGCGCGGCTTGGCGCGGGCGGTGGCGGCGGCGAGCAATGGGTTTTCCGGCCAGACATGCTTGGGATAGCGGCCGCGCATGTCGGCGCGCACATCGGTCCAGGAGCCGCGCCAGAAGCCAGGCAGGTCTCGCGTCGTCTGGATTGGCCGGTGCGCCGGCGACAACAGTTCAAGCGTCAAGGGGACGGTGCCGTTGGCGATCGACGGATGGCGGTCGAGGCCGAACAATTCTTGCACGCGCACCGCCAGAACCGGCCATTCGCCGTCATAGCGGATCGGCACATGGCTGCCCGACGGGGCATCGAAATGAGTCGGCGCCAGTGCTTCGATCTTGCGTTGCAGGTCATGCGGCACGAGCGACGCCAGCCCGGCCGCGACAGTTCCGGGATCGATGGCGGCCAGGGAGGCCGCACCGGACAGAAAAGGCAGCAGCCAGTCGTCGAGGCGCGCGATGAGCGCTTCATCCGACATGTCGGGCCAGGGCTCGCCCAAGCCCTTGTGCAGCCAGGACAGCCGGTGGCGCAGCGTCTGCGCCTCCTTGCTCCAGGTCAGAAGGGAAAGCCCATGCTCGCGCAGGGCCTCGATGATGGCGCGGTCGGCATCGGCGCCGGCCGGCGGCGGCAACATGCGTTCGGCGAGCGTGATGGCGCCAAGGCGCACGGTTTCGCGCACCCGCACGGCGCGCCTGTCGCGATCGAAACTCGTCTGCCGGCGCGTTTCGATCCTGCCGCCAAGTGCTGCCCGGATGTCCTCCTCACTGCTTGCCGCAGCCGCCGTAATGCGGGCATTCTGCGCCTTGCCCTGCAGGTCCGCGACGACCAGAAACGGCTCGCCCGCCAGCGGGTCGCCGGCGTCGAGCATGGCGCCGGAACCGTTGGCCAGCACGAAACGGCCGCGCTCGCCGCGCGCCTTGGCGACGCGGTCCGGCCAGGCGTGGATGAGCAGGGTTCCGGCTGGAACAGCTCCGCTGATCTTCGCACCGCCTACCTGCCTGGCCAGGCGCTCGGCAAGCTGGCGCGCCGATGTGGCACGCGGCGATCTTTCCGTGCGAAAGTGCATCAGTCGCCGTTCGAGGTCGGCACCGTCACCGCCAAGGCCACGCTCGGTCAGCAGCACGGCAAGCATGGCCGCCTCACCACCATGACCGCTGCTGGCCGCCTCGGCGACCATATGCGCCAGCCGGACCGGCAGAGCGAGCTTGCGCATCGCAGCGCCGGCGTCCGTCAGCCGCCCTGCTTCATCGATGGCCCCAAGCGCCCGCAACAGCGCCCGTGCTTCATTGAGCGCGGGAGCCGGCGGCGGATCGAGGAAAGCAAGACTGACTGGATCAGCGACACCGAAGGCGGCGCAGTCGAGCAGCAGACCCGACAGGTCCGCCTCGAGGATTTCCGGGGGTGTGAAGGCGGGAAGTGCCGCCGTCTGCTCGGCACGCCATAGCCGGATAGCGACGCCCGCCTGCGTGCGGCCGGCGCGGCCGGCGCGCTGATCGGCGGAGGCCTTGCTGACGCGCACGGTTTCCAATCTGGTCAGTCCGCTGGCCGGCTCATAGCGCGGCAGCCGCGACAGGCCGGAATCGATGACGACGCGCACGCCGTCGATGGTGATGGAGGTCTCGGCGATGGAGGTCGCCAGCACCACCTTGCGGCGGCCTGGCGGCGCCGGCTTGATCGCCGCGTCCTGCGCCTTGCCGTCGAGCTGGCCATAGAGCGGCACGATATCGGTGTCGGCGCCGACCTTGCCGGCCAGCCGCTCGGCGGTGCGCTCGATCTCGCGCTGGCCGGGCAGGAAAGCAAGCACGCTGCCGCTCTCGTCGGCAAGGGCGGCGCGGATCGCCTTGGCCATGGCGTCCTCGATCGGCACACCGGCCGGCCGCTCGTCGTATCTGACATCGACGGGGAAGGCGCGGCCCTCGCTTTCGATCACCGGCGCGCCCGACAGGAGTTTCGCGACCCGTGCGCCGTCGAGCGTTGCCGACATCACCAGCAGACGCAGATCCGGCCGCAGCGCGCCTTGCACATCGAGGGCAAGAGCGAGACCGAAATCGCCGTCGAGCGAGCGCTCGTGGAATTCGTCGAAGATGACCGCCGAAACGCCGGGCAGTTCAGGCTCGTCGAGAATCATGCGCGCCAGCACGCCCTCGGTGACGACCAGGATTTTCGTCCGCGCCGAGGTGCGGTTTTCCATGCGCATGGCGTAGCCGATGGTGGCGCCGGGCTCTTCCCCCAGCAACTCGGCCATGCGGCGCGCGGCGGCGCGGGCGGCGAGCCGTCGCGGTTCGAGCAAGACGATCTTGCTCGTGCCCAGCCAGGGCGCATCGAGCAGCGCCAACGGCACCAGCGTGGTCTTGCCGGCACCGGGTGGCGCGACCAGCACGGCGCTGTTGCCAGAGCCGAGCGCCTCGCTCAGCGCCGGCAGCACGGCGGATACCGGAAGTTCCGGCAAGGGTTTGGTCGTCATTACGCCCGCATATCAGCGGTCGCGGGCGCCGTGCAACTTTATCGCACCAGGCCTGGTTAGAGCCGTGCGCGGGAAAACGGATTCCAGCGCACCGTGCCCAGCCGCACTTCCTCGCGCACCATGGTCAGCAGGCCCGATCCGCCGACGACGGCGAGGCCGACAAGCGACAGCCAGTCCGGATATTCCCGGAAGAACAGCGCGCCGAGGATGACCGCCCAGACGATCTGCGAATAATGCGTCGGCGCAATCCGGTTGGCCGGAGCGTATTTGGCGGCCAGCAACTGCAGCAATTGTCCACAGGCGGTGAAGGCGCCCGCCATCACCAGCCATGCCAGCTGTTTTCCATCCGGGACGGTGAAGGAGGTCGCGGCGGCACCGATGCCGTTGAACAGCAGCCCATAGCCGATCAGCACGCCGAGCATGGTCGTGCGTTTTTCCTGCTGCGCCAGCGACCGCATCAGGATGACGTTGGTGGCGGCGAGGAAAGCGATGGTGAAAGCAGCAAGGTGACCAAGGTGCAGCTCGCGAAAGCCCGGCCTGACAACCAGCATGACGCCGGCAAAGCCGGCGACCACCGCCAGCCAGCGCCAGGGCCCGACCTTTTCCTTGAGGATCACGGTGGACAGAATGGTGACGCAGAGCGGCGCCAGAAAGATGAGCGCATAGGTCTCGGCCAGCGGAATGGTGGTGAAAGCATAGACGCTGAGCACGCCCGACGCGATGCCGGCCCAGGCTCGCGCCTGCACCGCCCAGGGACGTTTGGCGCGCCAGAAATCACGCCAGCGCTCGTTGGCCGGCCGGCTGAAGAAGAGGAAGCAGCCGGCAAACAAAGTCGAGAAGAAGCCGATCTCGAACACCGTGAATTGGCCGCCCAGGCTCTTGATAACGGCATCGCTGCCCGAATAGCTTGCATAGGCGATCAGGGCGAGCAGGATTCCGTTCGGCACGTTTTTCATTTCCGGGAGAGAAAGTTGAAAATACTGGCGCTCGGTGCCCATCCAGACGACATCGAGATCTTCATGTTCGGTACGATGGCCGCCTATGCCGCGCAAGGCGCAGAACTCACTTTTGCCGTGGCTACCGATGGTGCCAGGGGCGGCAACAGCGATCCCGCTGTTCTGGCTCGTTTCCGGCGCGAGGAGGCAATGGCCGCGGCCGCGCTGCTCGGGGCGGCAGCCCGCTTCCTCGACTTTCCCGATGGCGGGCTGGTGGCCGACGCCGCGCTGATCGATGCACTGAAAACACTGATCAGCGAGATCGGGCCGGATCTTGTGATCACGCACGCGCCCAACGACTATCATGCCGACCACCGCGCGCTGTCGGATGGCGTGCGCATCGCTGCTTCGTTCGGGGTTCCGGTGCTGCATGCCGATACGATGGGCGGCACCGGATTCTCGCCGACGCACTATGTCGATATTTCCGCCCATGCCGACATCAAGGCCAAGGCGATCCGCATGCACCAGTCGCAGGACCCGGACCGCTTCGTTGACATTGCACTGACGCAAAACCTTTTTCGCTCGGGCCAATGCAACGGCGCGCAAGGTTCGCTGGCCGAAGCCTTCCGCTTCGAGCCGACGTTTCCCTTCGGCGACATCCGCGCGCTGCTGCCGCCGGCGCCACCGATCCGGACGGTGATGGTGAGCACCAAACGGGTCGACTGAACCCGCGGACGATCGGCCAGGGGTATCCCGTTCCGCGCTCGTCCGCCTGATGCCCGGCGCTTTTCCCAACATTTTCAGAGACCGGCTTCTGCATGTTGCGGCGCAGCAACGAATTCGCTTGCGTTGTTTAGTAAAAATTGCATCACTAAACAAATTACTAAACATCCGCGATGCGACGACGCCGCCATGTTTGGGCCTCTGAGGAGAGAGGTTGAGGGATCTTGAGACCGTCATCCGGACGTGTTTCGCAAATGGGAGGAAGGCATGAAATCGAGCTTGAAACTGGCGTTGGGACTGACCTCGGCGATCGCAGCGTCGACAGCCGTCTCGAGCGCCGCGCACGCTGAAGACCTGACGCTATGCTGGGCCGCCTGGGACCCGGCCAACGCGCTGGTCGAACTGTCCAAGGATTTCACCAAGGAAACCGGCATCGGCATGAAATTCGAGTTCGTGCCGTGGACCAACTACGCCGACCGTTTCCTCAATGAGCTGAACTCGCATGGCAAGCTCTGCGACCTGATCATCGGCGACAGCCAATGGATCGGCGGCGCGGCCGAGAACGGCCATTACGTCAAGCTGAACGACTTCTTCGACAAGGAGAAGATCAGCATGGACGACTTCGTGCCGGCGACCGTCGTCGGCTATTCGGAATGGCCGAAGAACACGCCCAACTACTGGGCGCTGCCGGCCATGGGCGACGTCGTCGGCTGGACCTACCGCAAGGACTGGTTCTCCAAGCCCGAACTGCAGAAGGAATTCAAGGAGAAGTATGGCTGGGACCTCGGCCCGCCGGCCACTTTCGACCAGCTGAAGCAGATCGCCGAATTTTTCCAGAAGCGGCAGGTCGACGGCAAGACGGTCTATGGCGCCTCGATCTACACCGAGCGCGGCTCGGAAGGCATCACCATGGGCGCCATGGACGTGCTCTACAGCTACGGCTTCCAATACGAGAACCCGAAGAAGCCTTACGAGATGGAAGGCTTCGTCAATTCGCCAGACGCCGTCAAAGGCCTGGAATTCTACAAGGCGCTCTACGATTGCTGCACCCCTCCGGGCGCCTCGAACAGCTACATGGGCGAAGGCGTCGATGCCTTCAAATCCGGCCAGGTGGCGATGCACATGAACTTCGCCTTCACATGGCCGGGCCTGCAGAAGGACGAGAATGTCGGCGGCGACAAGATCGGCTATTTCGTCAATCCAAAGGGTCCCGGCGGCGCCCAGTTCGCCCAGCTCGGCGGCCAGGGTATTTCGGTGGTCTCCTATTCCGACAAGCAGGAATCGGCGCTGAAATACATCAAGTGGTTCGCCAACAAGGACGTCCAGGCCAAATGGTGGTCGCTCGGCGGTTATTCCTGCCTCAACGCGGTGGTCAAGGACCCGAAATTCCCGGCCAGCCAGCCCTATGCGCAAACCTTCCTCGACTCGATGGCGATCGTGAAGGACTTCTGGGCCGAGCCGAGCTACGCACCACTGCTGCAAGCCTCGCAGAAGCGCTTCCATGACTATGTCGTGGCCGGCCAGGGTTCGGCCAAGGATGCGCTCGACGGCCTGGTCAAGGACTGGACGCAGGTCTTCCAGGACGACGGCAAGATGTAGCCGCGACAACCGCAAGGCTCCTCCCGAGCCATGACCCCGCGTCCCGTGCCGCCCTTGGCACGGGACGCGGTTCAGATAAATTCCATGACAGAGACGAACGAAGTGACCGAAGCAAGACTGACCATGCTCAATCGGACCGCGGAGACCGTTGCCCGGGCGACCCCGGAACCGTTGGCCCGCAAGGTCCGGGGCATCAGCGACAAGGGCCTCGCCTGGCTGTTCATCTCGCCGACGATCCTGTTGCTGCTCGCCATCAACATCTTCCCGCTGTTCTGGGCGATCTACCTGTCGTTCACCAATTTTCGCGCGAACCGGCCAAACGAGGTGGTGAAGAACCTCGGCTTCGCCAATTACCAGCGCATCCTTGGCGACCAGGACATCTGGATCGCCATGCAGACGACGGCGCATTTCGTGTTCTGGACCATCCTCTTGCAGACGCTGATCGGCTTCACGCTGGCCTGGCTGATCGACCGCAAGTTTCGCGGCCACGCTTTCTGGACGACGCTGATCCTGGTGCCGATGATGCTGTCGCCGGCGGTGGTCGGTAATTTCTGGCGCTTCCTCTACGAGCCGCAGATCGGCCTGTTTTCCTATGTCATCTCGTTCGTGTCGGGCATTCCGCCGACAAGCATCCAGATGCTTTCCAACGTCTCGCTGGCGCCGTGGTCGATCATCATCGTCGATACCTGGATGTGGACGCCCTACGTGATGCTGATCTGCCTCGCGGGCCTGCGCTCGATCCCCGAATATATTTATGAAGCGGCCGAGGTCGACCGCGCCTCCAACTGGCGGCAGTTCTGGTCGATCACGCTGCCGATGGCGCTGCCCTTCATCATGCTGGCGGTGCTGTTTCGCGGCATCGAGAACTTCAAGATGTTCGACATGGTCAACCTGCTCACCGGCGGCGGGCCGGGCTCGACCACCGAAGTCGCCTCGATCACGCTGAAACGGCAGGCCTTCGAGAGCTGGCGTACCGGCTATTCCTCTGCCTTCGCCATCATCCTGTTCGTCGCGGTGTTCGGTCTCGCCAACATCTACGTCAAGGCGCTCAACAAGGTGAAGCAGAGATGAGCCTGACCACAGCCCATTCGGTCGTCGCGCCCTCGTCGAATTCGAAGCGCATCGCCGGCGCCATCATCATCGCCTACGCGTTGATCTCGATCGTGCCGCTCTTGTGGATCTTCGCCACCAGCTTCAAGACGCCGCCGGATTCGATCGCCTACCCGCCCAAGATCGTGTTCCAGCCGAGCATCGAGGGCTACTGCAACCTGTTCACGACGCGCACCAGGCAGACGCCTGAATATATCAACTCGCTCGGACCGGCGACGGGCTTCTGCGACGAGACCGTGCGCAAGCGCAACATGGTGATCGCCGGACCATCCAACTTCCTGCCGCGCTTCATCAATTCGCTGATCATCGCCTTCGGCTCGACCTTCTGCGCCGTCTTTCTCGGCACATTGTCGGCCTACGGCTTCTCGCGCTTCAAGGTGCCGCTCGCCGACGACCTTCTGTTCTTCATCCTGTCGACACGCTTCATGCCGCCGATCGCGGTCGCCATTCCCATCTACCTGATGTACCGCGAGCTTGGCCTGTCGGACACCGCCCTCGGCATGATCCTGCTCTACACGGCGGTCAACGTGTCGCTCGCGGTGTGGCTGCTCAAGGGCTTCATCGACGAAATCCCGCGCGAATATGAGGAAGCGGCGATGATCGACGGTTACACGCGGCTGCAGGCCTTCTGGCGCACCGTGCTGCCGCAGGCGACCACCGGCATTGCCGCCACGGCGATCTTCTGCCTGATCTTCGCCTGGAACGAATATGCCTTCGCCGCACTGCTGACTTCCGGCACGGCACAAACAGCGCCGCCCTTCATCCCGACCATCATAGGCGAAGGCGGCCAGGACTGGCCGGCCGTGGCGGCCGGCACGACGATCTTCCTGGTGCCGATCCTGGTCTTCACCATCCTGCTCCGCAAGCAATTGCTGCGCGGCATCACCTTCGGTGCGGTGCGCAAATGATTAGTGTGGGAATAAGTCGCCCCCCACTCCGTCGAGCTTCGCTCGACACCTCTCCCACGATTGATGGGGTAGAGGAAGGGCGCGAACTTGATTCAGCCAGGCTCCCTTCCTCCCCCTCCGGAGGGGGGAGAGGTGGCGCAGCGGAGCAGCGACGGAGTGGGGGAACCACCTGGCAACCATCTCTCCCTTTGAACGGGGAAAAGGGAGGACGCTACGCATGAGGCGCCCCGCCATCTCCAGGAAATCGCGCTGGCCCCGCTGGGCCAGGCGCGGGTTGATGGAAAACATTGCCACGGCGCTGATCGCCATCGGCTTCCTGATGCTGTTCCAGCCCTTCGCGCTGTCGCTCTACACCTATTCCTTCATCACCATGCTCGCCGGCACGGTGATGTTCATCACCGTCTCGAAGTTCCCGGAATAATCATGGCCGAAATTCGCGTCCAACATCTGAGAAAGGCCTTCGGCGATTTCGTCGCCGTCCAGGATTCCAACTTCGTCGTCGAGGACGGCGAGTTCTTCGTCATGCTGGGGCCATCGGGCTGCGGCAAGACGACGACACTGAGAATGATCGCCGGGCTCGAACTGCCGACCGGCGGCCAGATCCTGCTCGGCGGCGACGACGTCACCATGCTCAGGGCCCGCGAGCGCGACATCGCATTCGTCTTCCAGCTGTTCGCGCTCTATCCGCACATGAATGTGCGCAAGAACATCGGTTTTCCGCTCTTGGCGCAAGGCATGCCCTCGGCCGAGATCCGCACCCGCGTCGAGGAGACGGCGAAGCTTCTGCGCATCGACCATCTACTCAACAAATCCGTATCCGGTCTTGCCGGCGGCGACCGCCAGCGCGTCGCGCTCGGCCGCGCCATCGTGAGGCGGCCGAAATGCTTCCTGATGGACGAGCCACTCGGCACGCTCGATACCGAATTCCGTGACCTGATGGTCCATGAGCTGCGCGAACTGCACAACCGCATCCACGCGACGACCGTGTACGTCACACATGACCAGATGGAAGCGATGTCGATGGCCGACAAGATCGCGGTGATGAACCACGGCGTCATCGAGCAGTTCGGCACGCCCCGCGAGATCTACGACCGCCCCGCTACCATGTTCGTGGCCGACTTCATCGGCTCGCCGCCGATGAATTTTTTGAAATTTGGCGGTGGACTCACAAAAGGCGCTAAGGAGGTGGTCGTCCAAGGGGCGACAGTGGCAGTGCCAGAGGTGCGCGAGGACGTAGCACCTGCCGACATGGCGCTCGGCATTCGCCCCGAACACATCCGCTTCGACGATGCATCCAAGCTGCGCGGCGCCATCTACGGCACCGAATATCTCGGCACCACCCAGATCGTCGCGGTGGAAACGGCGGACGGCATCATCAAGGCGCGGGTGCCGGCCGAAATCCGGCTCAATGCTGGCGACCATGTCGGCCTGACTCTAAACAGCGCGCGGCTGTCGCTGTTCGAAAAAGGCTCCGGGCGCGCGGTGAGAACGGCGATCCACGACACCGCCTCTCAGGGGAGAGCGCAGCATGGCTGACGTGCACATCAAAGGCGTGACCAAAAGCTTCGGCGACCATGTCGCCGTCAGCGGGCTCGACCTGCATATATCGGACGGCGAATTCGTCGTGCTCTTGGGGCCGACCGGCGCCGGCAAGACGACCACACTGCGGCTGATTGCAGGGCTGGAACGGCCGGATGCAGGCACGATCGAGATCGGCGGCCACAATGCCACGACCCTTTCGCCGGCCGAGCGCGACACAGCCTTCGTCTTCCAGCAATATTCGCTCTATCCGCATCTGTCGGTGTTCGACAATCTCGCCTTCCCACTGCGCTCGCCGGCGCGGAAAATACCGGGAGACCAAATCCGCCGCCGGGTCGAGGAGGTCGCGAAGATGGTGCGCATCCATCACAAGCTTGCCAACCGTTCGACCAAATTGTCGGGCGGCGAAATGCAGCGTGTCGCCATCGGCCGCGCGCTGGTGCGCAAGCCTTCCATCTACCTGATGGACGAGCCGCTGTCATCGCTCGACGCCAAGCTGCGCGCGGATCTCAGGCTCGAATTGAAGCGCATCCAGTCCGAGCTCGGTGCCACCATGCTCTACGTCACGCACGACCAGATCGAGGCGATGACCATGGCCGATCGCATCGGCATCCTCGCCGACGGCGTGCTGGTGCAGATCGGTTCACCACGAACCATTTATTCGGAACCGGCAAATCTGCATGTCGCTGCAAGGCTCGGCCAGCCCGCGATCAATCTTTTGCCGACGGGGCTACTTCCCGATGGCGGCGCGCCGGCCGGCACCAGGACAATCGGCGCGCGCACCGAGCACCTGGCGATCGAGAAGGCCGTGAATGGCCATGCTGATGGCGTCGTCGACTGGGTCGAGCATCTCGGCGATCAGAACCATCTGCACGTGACGGTGGGGCCGAAGAAGCTGGTGACGCTGACCGATCCCGACACCGATCTGGCGCAAGGCGACAAGGTGGTGATCCGCTACCGCTCGCCGCTCTATTTCGGCGCCGACGGACAACGATTGATGTGAGCGGCTTCGGCGCCCGCCAAGGCGACGCCGGCTTCCGATTGAGATTGCGAATACGGGACGAGTTCGATGAAGCACTTTTTCAACCACAGGGAAACGATCGTCACCGAGGCCCTGGACGGCCTGTTGCGCACCATTGGCTCAGGCGACCTCGCGCGCCTCGACGGGTATCCCGAGATCAAGGTCGTGCTGCGCGCCGATTGGGACAAGTCCAAGGTTGCCGTCGTCTCCGGCGGCGGCGCCGGGCACGAGCCGTCGCATGCCGGCTTCGTCGGCAAAGGCATGCTGACGGCGGCGGTCTCGGGCGAGATATTCGCCTCGCCG is a window from the Mesorhizobium australicum WSM2073 genome containing:
- a CDS encoding ActS/PrrB/RegB family redox-sensitive histidine kinase, which codes for MAMINILNTPDFQQSQRLRLNTLIRLRWLAIVGQSVTVLVVAYGLKFPLPVSLCFALIACSAWMNLFLAFRFPAAHRLTPFAAFGILIFDSLQLAGLLYMTGGLTNPFSLLMTVPVVISATSLPLRLTAILGGLVMIAATLLVFRHLPLPWYEGAPLVMPFIYVAGMWMAVLSSIAFTAMYAFRVAAEARLLANALAATELVLQREQHLSALDGLAAAAAHELGTPLATITLVAKEMEKALGSDPKYGEDVKLLRSQSERCREILKRLTSLSSEGEAHLSRLPLTSLVEEVTAPHRDFGISIKLRPGERTGPEPVGRRNPGVIYGLGNLVENAVDFARKSVTVRWSWDEATVSFSITDDGPGFPPEIIDRIGEPYMSTRQGTEAGGGLGLGLFIAKTLLERSGATLDFRNSSGLGEGAVVRISWPRSVFLNPESAPATMFDTA
- the hrpB gene encoding ATP-dependent helicase HrpB translates to MTTKPLPELPVSAVLPALSEALGSGNSAVLVAPPGAGKTTLVPLALLDAPWLGTSKIVLLEPRRLAARAAARRMAELLGEEPGATIGYAMRMENRTSARTKILVVTEGVLARMILDEPELPGVSAVIFDEFHERSLDGDFGLALALDVQGALRPDLRLLVMSATLDGARVAKLLSGAPVIESEGRAFPVDVRYDERPAGVPIEDAMAKAIRAALADESGSVLAFLPGQREIERTAERLAGKVGADTDIVPLYGQLDGKAQDAAIKPAPPGRRKVVLATSIAETSITIDGVRVVIDSGLSRLPRYEPASGLTRLETVRVSKASADQRAGRAGRTQAGVAIRLWRAEQTAALPAFTPPEILEADLSGLLLDCAAFGVADPVSLAFLDPPPAPALNEARALLRALGAIDEAGRLTDAGAAMRKLALPVRLAHMVAEAASSGHGGEAAMLAVLLTERGLGGDGADLERRLMHFRTERSPRATSARQLAERLARQVGGAKISGAVPAGTLLIHAWPDRVAKARGERGRFVLANGSGAMLDAGDPLAGEPFLVVADLQGKAQNARITAAAASSEEDIRAALGGRIETRRQTSFDRDRRAVRVRETVRLGAITLAERMLPPPAGADADRAIIEALREHGLSLLTWSKEAQTLRHRLSWLHKGLGEPWPDMSDEALIARLDDWLLPFLSGAASLAAIDPGTVAAGLASLVPHDLQRKIEALAPTHFDAPSGSHVPIRYDGEWPVLAVRVQELFGLDRHPSIANGTVPLTLELLSPAHRPIQTTRDLPGFWRGSWTDVRADMRGRYPKHVWPENPLLAAATARAKPRGT
- a CDS encoding DMT family transporter, producing the protein MPNGILLALIAYASYSGSDAVIKSLGGQFTVFEIGFFSTLFAGCFLFFSRPANERWRDFWRAKRPWAVQARAWAGIASGVLSVYAFTTIPLAETYALIFLAPLCVTILSTVILKEKVGPWRWLAVVAGFAGVMLVVRPGFRELHLGHLAAFTIAFLAATNVILMRSLAQQEKRTTMLGVLIGYGLLFNGIGAAATSFTVPDGKQLAWLVMAGAFTACGQLLQLLAAKYAPANRIAPTHYSQIVWAVILGALFFREYPDWLSLVGLAVVGGSGLLTMVREEVRLGTVRWNPFSRARL
- a CDS encoding PIG-L deacetylase family protein codes for the protein MKILALGAHPDDIEIFMFGTMAAYAAQGAELTFAVATDGARGGNSDPAVLARFRREEAMAAAALLGAAARFLDFPDGGLVADAALIDALKTLISEIGPDLVITHAPNDYHADHRALSDGVRIAASFGVPVLHADTMGGTGFSPTHYVDISAHADIKAKAIRMHQSQDPDRFVDIALTQNLFRSGQCNGAQGSLAEAFRFEPTFPFGDIRALLPPAPPIRTVMVSTKRVD
- a CDS encoding ABC transporter substrate-binding protein, which gives rise to MKSSLKLALGLTSAIAASTAVSSAAHAEDLTLCWAAWDPANALVELSKDFTKETGIGMKFEFVPWTNYADRFLNELNSHGKLCDLIIGDSQWIGGAAENGHYVKLNDFFDKEKISMDDFVPATVVGYSEWPKNTPNYWALPAMGDVVGWTYRKDWFSKPELQKEFKEKYGWDLGPPATFDQLKQIAEFFQKRQVDGKTVYGASIYTERGSEGITMGAMDVLYSYGFQYENPKKPYEMEGFVNSPDAVKGLEFYKALYDCCTPPGASNSYMGEGVDAFKSGQVAMHMNFAFTWPGLQKDENVGGDKIGYFVNPKGPGGAQFAQLGGQGISVVSYSDKQESALKYIKWFANKDVQAKWWSLGGYSCLNAVVKDPKFPASQPYAQTFLDSMAIVKDFWAEPSYAPLLQASQKRFHDYVVAGQGSAKDALDGLVKDWTQVFQDDGKM
- a CDS encoding carbohydrate ABC transporter permease, with amino-acid sequence MLNRTAETVARATPEPLARKVRGISDKGLAWLFISPTILLLLAINIFPLFWAIYLSFTNFRANRPNEVVKNLGFANYQRILGDQDIWIAMQTTAHFVFWTILLQTLIGFTLAWLIDRKFRGHAFWTTLILVPMMLSPAVVGNFWRFLYEPQIGLFSYVISFVSGIPPTSIQMLSNVSLAPWSIIIVDTWMWTPYVMLICLAGLRSIPEYIYEAAEVDRASNWRQFWSITLPMALPFIMLAVLFRGIENFKMFDMVNLLTGGGPGSTTEVASITLKRQAFESWRTGYSSAFAIILFVAVFGLANIYVKALNKVKQR
- a CDS encoding carbohydrate ABC transporter permease is translated as MSLTTAHSVVAPSSNSKRIAGAIIIAYALISIVPLLWIFATSFKTPPDSIAYPPKIVFQPSIEGYCNLFTTRTRQTPEYINSLGPATGFCDETVRKRNMVIAGPSNFLPRFINSLIIAFGSTFCAVFLGTLSAYGFSRFKVPLADDLLFFILSTRFMPPIAVAIPIYLMYRELGLSDTALGMILLYTAVNVSLAVWLLKGFIDEIPREYEEAAMIDGYTRLQAFWRTVLPQATTGIAATAIFCLIFAWNEYAFAALLTSGTAQTAPPFIPTIIGEGGQDWPAVAAGTTIFLVPILVFTILLRKQLLRGITFGAVRK
- a CDS encoding ABC transporter ATP-binding protein, whose translation is MAEIRVQHLRKAFGDFVAVQDSNFVVEDGEFFVMLGPSGCGKTTTLRMIAGLELPTGGQILLGGDDVTMLRARERDIAFVFQLFALYPHMNVRKNIGFPLLAQGMPSAEIRTRVEETAKLLRIDHLLNKSVSGLAGGDRQRVALGRAIVRRPKCFLMDEPLGTLDTEFRDLMVHELRELHNRIHATTVYVTHDQMEAMSMADKIAVMNHGVIEQFGTPREIYDRPATMFVADFIGSPPMNFLKFGGGLTKGAKEVVVQGATVAVPEVREDVAPADMALGIRPEHIRFDDASKLRGAIYGTEYLGTTQIVAVETADGIIKARVPAEIRLNAGDHVGLTLNSARLSLFEKGSGRAVRTAIHDTASQGRAQHG
- a CDS encoding ABC transporter ATP-binding protein, producing the protein MADVHIKGVTKSFGDHVAVSGLDLHISDGEFVVLLGPTGAGKTTTLRLIAGLERPDAGTIEIGGHNATTLSPAERDTAFVFQQYSLYPHLSVFDNLAFPLRSPARKIPGDQIRRRVEEVAKMVRIHHKLANRSTKLSGGEMQRVAIGRALVRKPSIYLMDEPLSSLDAKLRADLRLELKRIQSELGATMLYVTHDQIEAMTMADRIGILADGVLVQIGSPRTIYSEPANLHVAARLGQPAINLLPTGLLPDGGAPAGTRTIGARTEHLAIEKAVNGHADGVVDWVEHLGDQNHLHVTVGPKKLVTLTDPDTDLAQGDKVVIRYRSPLYFGADGQRLM